The DNA window ATCGTGTTTTTTTTTCCGTCCATCAAAATGGCGTCCTccttccatccatatgacgtacatGGTTGCCTGATTACAGTGTGGGTTTTTGTCCACGCTAATTTCAAATAgaccccagcaaaaaaaaaaaaaaaaaaaaaaaaaaaaaacccttgttAAAACCGTACGTTGAAATGGAAAGCTCTAACCCAATATTGCAACTTTTAGTGCTCAATAGTGTAATTTCTCGTCGTTGTACAATATCTCAAAACAGTTTCCACACCCTCGTTATCTTCGTTTTCCATTCACTTCCCACCGCCGTCTGTGATTGCCTGCCATTGTGCACTATAATAGCAACTGTATAGTTTGTTTATCAGATGCATGGAAATGTGACGTAAAGATAATTTGACACATTAATGTCCTTGTAGGTGATAGGTTTCGCAAAAGAATGAAATCAGATCAAAGTTTATAAAGTAATCTTTATTTTCTTAAAACATTAAGTTACACGTGTAGGAAGATAAGCAACACACGTGTTTCGGTTAGAAGAAATGAGAGGACTTCCCAGATTTCACATAAAGGTATGCAGTAACACGCAAGTGATTGCATGATTAGTTTATTACAGAATAGTTAAAATAATACTTACAATCACCGCCGGCGTATAGATgtacactgctggaaacattcCTAACGAACGGAAGTAAGAACCACTTCCTCTTGTTGATAATAATGACAACATTGGACAGGTGGTGGCGAAGactgctgttttaagaggaagtcgaaaaatgatggtatcggctaaaaaaagacaaaggccacgaagggcgtgaataatgaaagactccctgtgcctccaatgctctaatatcgtcggggtcggaaaaagaacaagagttgactgagtTCGGATagcatagataaaagtgaggagccagatacaagtaagtggaagcaatgccaacactCAGCGAAGTGTTCCTTGGCGGCCAGCCCAcgttcctggggccccttttagtcgccttttcaCATATTTTTCTATAATCCTCAAGCAGGAGATAACTTAGATGTATTTTAACACCTCCATTTACAGGGGagtaaaaataattagtggaacgtaaataatattttattattattgccggtattattattattattatcattcgtcAAAGAGAGACGCTAGAAGATCGTAAATATTCTCCTAAATGAGGTGTTTTAACCTGCTAGTGAATCTTTCTCAGATGTTTTAAACATCTAAGTCTTCTTAATTGTTAATAGCCTGGGCCGGGAGAGTTGAGATGCCGAAGACAAAAGACGTATCTCAGTTCTCGAAAGTCCAGTTTCTTCCGCACTGCCAACAGCTCATCAGTGTCAGATATCAATCACTTCAATCATTTCACAGATTTTCCCGCAGAAAAATCTCGATCGAACTCTGACATATAGGGATGATGGTCGAGGTGGGGCAGACTGATGTGAACTCTTCTTAGCCTTGACCATGATAGTGATGCGGCACGTTATCACGCAACGTGTTATGGATTCATGAAGAGAAAATGTATATTCAGCGATGTTCGTTTTTTAATTCCATTGTAAAATTGTTGGTGGGAATATTCGCAGAATTGCATTTTAATCTTTATGTTGATCAAAGAACTTAAGTATGGGAAATATCTGTTGCATTTATCATTAGATTAGTCGTTACATAACTCGATATGCATATTCCACTGTAAGTAGTTGTTCCAAATGACGCTCTTGAAGACATTATGGATTCTAGTTATGTTTATTTCCATTAAGCAATTTGCTATTCAGATGTGTTTAGTGTCCTCTTTGGATACGACATTCGGACTTCTTGTACACGTGAACTCCCGCCAATAGTGATGGGTAGGGAGCTCTTGTCCAATGAAATTACGCCATTGTGGTGTGACGTTGGGGCTCGGGAGTTCTTGATGTACGGCCTTTCGTGTAAAGTTATTTTTTTTTAGAAAGATTTTGCTGCTATTGGCCCTAAAATTCGATAAGGAATTCAATCATTAGTTACTAAATGATCATGCATACTCTGCGCATGGTTATCTCCTCGAGAATGGACTTTATCCTGGTAATTTATTTTGTATGTTGACCAATCGATACGCGTTGTACGCAGGGTCGGCCGTTAGACTTCCCGAGCCCCACTAGTTTTACCTCGCTCGAATATATAAGCAGTAACTTCTGGATTCCAGTCACCATTTGAGGTTCTCTCATCTCTTGTCAAAGTCGACGGCCGTGTGTGAaagtgtgtgtaaatctgtaatgcTTACGAGTGAATTTGTAAACGTGTATAGTGACAGTGTTAAATTTAACATGGATAACAGGTAAGCGCATCGGAAACATTTATTTGTATCTGTTTCTTTTACGTTTCAAAACTAAGCTTTTTGTTCGTGATTTCTCTTCAATTCTCTGTGGGAGCTGAGATGTACAAGGATACCAGATTTTATGCCACGCCCTTACGTTTTTATTTACAAACAGTTAGTGCTTTACTTGAAACTTATTCGTTGTATCGTATCGAGAGTAGATGTGTGAGGTGATGATGGCTTTTAAGCGAATGCCAGATTTTTAGTGTTTTTTGTATTTTCAGCTGCATCGTGTTTCAAGTAGCTCTTTCGAATTTTCATGaattcttataataataatttacagagACTTACTCGTGTTCGTTGAACAGTTTACTGTTCTGGCTTTTAATCATTATGCTGAAATTTTCATGTTTTACAGTGTTTCTGAAATGTGTTGGTTGAACAGTTTCAGTATCATTTAAAGTAGAACATTACTTTGCATACCTCGTGGAATTATGTAATATACTAACCAAAAGTGTGTCATAGATTAGGAAGTTTGAACTACTTGAGTATGTTGGGGGTAGACCTTGGTCGGATGAGAGGGAGGGATTCCACTTGGCATTCGTGTAGCCACAGCGTTGCTCATACTGCGTTCGGTCGTTTTAGTGTCATGCTCATTCTGTGTGTATGTTTGTGTTAAAAATAGATAGTATTAATGTATATAAGTACTTACAGGACCCTTTGCATCTCATTGTTACAGAAACTGTTTGAGGAGAATTGGTCGCCACGACGAATCAGAGTTTTCCAACCAGAGCATTATGAACGTGATGGAGAAATTTGTTAAGGCTGTAAACGACATGGATGAGACGATCTTGGTCCCTTGCCGACTCATGGACTTAAAAGTTGGAGATGCCGGTGACACAGTTGAGGTGAAATCAAGTAAACATTCTAGGAAAAGCGGCATACGTGATATGGACCTTTTTAACCTCTACAACATGATAAATTCTGTTAAAAATGAGTTGCTCTGGGGACAGAACAAAGTGCCTGATGAAGATGAGAAGGAAACGACTTTGGTTCCAGTTCCACCATCGGCTTCCATTTCAACAAGCTCGGGAAAAGGGCATGTTCGACGACCCTCTACGGTTTCCATGGCTTCAACAAATTCTGTCGCTTCCATCTCGGACACCGATTCAGAAACTGGAAACGAGAACGATTCCGGTATCGAGGCTGAAGACCCCGCTTCACAAGTTCCTGATCAGTCAGAAATTATTGCTAGCAACTTCCGCAGGCATCTACGTGGTCTTTACCGATCGCTCGAACAGTTGACTGATGCCGCTTCATACCTGTCAACTCGTTATCAGAATGATGTGGGTGGTGCTGTGTGATAATTTATGCCCTTTCAAGAGGAGTTGAACTTGTGAAAACCAAAGTCCTTTTTGAAAATGCTGAAATTGGCTTTCTTGAACAGAGAATGTGGTATTGGAAGGTGATGAAGGTATCATTTTCCTCTCTGTTAATGTGATATAAACTGGAAATCTCTATATtgcttatttacatttttaaaggtcACAATTCCTTATTCATTATGCACAAAGAAGGGAGTAATGCAATTGTGGAGGTATTTCCAGTAACTTATGTTTGAATGTCTTGCTGAGTGACTCCTGAGTTGGCAAGTAAATTTTGAGAGTTTGAATGTATAATTAATGGTGAATGTTTGTATGATTGAAGTGCGAAGtgtggatgattttttttttttttaaatcattattatttaatGAAACACGTTCAAATCTTTCGCTAGGTCACCAAGGGACAAACGTTTATGTGAACGTTGTCTTTCATTATTCATACTCGAAGTACTTGTCCAAGTGGCATTTCATGAGTTAAATCATATTGTTTTTGTCATTTCTATTTAAACTGTGGTGTCCCTATTTTATTTAATACATGTTCTTTAGAAGGTTTCCCTTCTCAACTGTAAAGACTGTTATTTCTTCatataaatttcatttcattaatctcCTCTTTCAAAATCTGTCATTACAAAATTTCATAGCGCCCTCAAAGCAGCTCTTCTAGCCTTTATCACTATCATTTCTCATCCTCATTTGTTCATCCAATGTTTCCATTAAATATGTACAAATTAATGTTTCTTAGTTCTTGTGTTGTGGGAGTGGCTGAAAGATGCAGGACATCTTAATTTGTCTTGGCTTTATGGACGTGTATACTTTGGTGGGACATAACTTCTTGTTATTTCTTTTCAACATCCTCAATGAATATTGAAAGCCTCTTTATAGATATATTTTGCAGTGACATCATTGGAAATTTTTATAAAATTCCCTTGCCAAACTATACCAGTACATAAAGTCAATAGATAGTTCATTATTCTGTACCTTAAATCAGCACTTGCTTCGTTACCTTGAACTTGAAAAGTTAATCATCTTCAAGCTAATAATTTATtagcaaaattttattttatttctctgaTTTGTGAAAATCTTATTATGGTGCAGAATTTTGACTTGAGTAATCTCAAagcataaaatatatattaattggTGCAGCAGGTAATGGAATTCCACATAGGTGATTGAAATTGCAGTACATTTatcaagttcagttatatttttaaaggagacaaaCATCTTTGTAAAAATCTTTTCCTTTTTTCATACAActtaaattaagttttaaaaaaggtgcaagtatttgtgatgttatttaATAATTTTTGTTGTATAAAAAGATGCTACAGCCAAGTTCATTAAACTTAACGTATCTTGCACACTTATTTAACGGAACTTTGATTTTCTGTAGGCAGCCTTATGTAATTCTTCTGTTGTCTCAATATTTGTACAAGATTTGCACAGtgcattttgaagaaaaaaaatttATTTGTCTAATAAATTCATAAAGTTACTTCTTGTTTTATTTGGCTTAGAATAtagattttgaatttttattacaAGGTTAGATTATCTTTACCCTGCATGTTCTCTAAATCCTTTATAATTCCCCTTTATTTTCAACCTTTCGTGTAAAAGTACAAAAAAAAAGGTATTCTAAGTTCGAAAGTGAAGCTCTCGCATTGCTATTAGTTTGGAAGATAGTGTAATAGTGTTTTAGACATAACAATGCTTCGTTATGAAAATCATATCTATGGCTGCTGAATGCAATAAGAGGGTATTTTTTATGTATGTCCTTGATGACTAGAAAGTAGACTGTCGTATTTTGAATCTCTGTTCTGCCATGATCAGCTGGAAACATGTCTCGCACTGGTAAGTAGAGCACTGTTGGTCAGAAACAGGTGTTAACAGTAGAAAATGCAAACATTACTTAATAAGATAAAtgcgaaaaaaaaaaagttataataaATTGTTCtaagtcaattcatttttaaatgttttcttCAATACGTTTGCATTTTAACTTCTGTTAGGTTTGTTTTGTCAGACTTGATTATGAAAGTCTCTAAATGATATTGTTCCAACTGTCCGAGGAAACGTAACTTCCGCTGTACCCATTCCTGTCCTTTACTGTGTTCCGGACGAGATCTTTTTATGTTATCTCGTCAACCATATGTTTTCCtcatccattatttccctcaagactggtcacgccttccagccacgtatggataagCAGTGCTTCAGAACATTTCGTTGCGTTTATTTTCATATATGAAGGTGTAAAGGAAAACGTTCCTTTAATAGAGTACCTTGTATTAGTGCGCAGAATAAGTTGTGCAAACATACATGCTTACACTGCGTTGCTGTAAGGttaaggaaaattgttctgatggactgcatatccatatgtggctgggaggcgtgaccggtcttcgGAAAGTTAGGATAGTTAAGACGAGCTTTGTTGTGATTTACAAGGTTTTGTTTCTTAAATGACAATATTTGTCTTGCACTGTTTAGCTTGGTGTAGTTAAGCTTAtgaaattttctcttacactaaacgAAGGTTAACAATTACATGAAACTAAATACTACTTGCACCTaatagaaaatatatatttaaaaaccaTAAATTCATGTTACAACTGCATTATGACTGATGATAACCATAGTTTTAATAGCAGGATACTGAGTGAGTTTGCTATGTGTTTAGGTTGCATAGCCATGAGCTTTCACTTGGTATATGGTGGGcttatagttttctgtggtttcacattttcacaccagacaaatgctgggtctctataccgtaattaaggccatcgtCTCCTCCACAGTTCTAGCCCAGTCCTTTCCCACCATCACCATAAGTCCTGCCAGAGTTTGAGCTACGTAAAACTCTTAGTAAAAGACAAATAATTCTTAAACAGTAATAAGTTGTAACTAAGTAGAAAGTAAATATTTCTTTTACTGATGTTTGACAAGCCACAACTCTTCTGGTATGGAGTTCCAGACCAGTTCTGCGTGAACCATGAAGGAGTGGGTGTACCGTATCGTTGTGTATGCGGGGATGGTAAAGATGTTCCTATTGTAAGAGCGGGTTTTAAGTCACAGAGTCCGAGACTTTTGTACCGAGGTGTAGAATGAACACGGGTACATTTTCCTCAGAAACAATTTAATCTATAGATAAATTTGTTGTAGACAttgcatgggaggtgaattattttTCTAAATGAAATTAGgtctgataaaatatgaaatgcaaGGAATACACACActcaggcgactggagtgggacattgatgatgatgatgatgatgaacatacaATACCAATTCTTTTCTAATCACTACACTTGGTGTTGTGCAGTGGACCTTTCTATATGCTCAAacccttattatttttttttttttaattttttttttttactattttattaACATTTCTCCTTCCTGGAGATGTGATTAGTGCAGAGGTTGGAAGTAGTATATTTCCACGTCTGCCAACCAAGGTTCAAATCCCAACACATCTCAAGATTGTGAATTTCACCTGAAGACCACATAGCATAAGGAAGGATATTACACCTGCAGCCAGTTCCGTTGACCCAAGTAATACCAGCGATAACCAAAGTTATTGTATTATCTCTATTTCTCACTCCAATAGTCTCCTGTCCTGAAAATGTTTTGCATCTACTGCAGAGAATGTATCCATTCTCTATAAATAGGAAACTGCTGATGGTAGCAACTGACTCCAAAACTGTTTGGTTCTTATTGCTAATTATTAAGCCACAACTAGATGAAAAACAGATCTCATAATCAGAAAATGACGCCGATCAATTGATTGCAAAAAATTAATTTAGAATTCCTTAGCATTACATTAAACTCCCAGACCAGGGATGTTCGATTGCGTTCTTAACTGATCTATTTCCAAGTGACTATAAAACCCCACTTCCTTGGAAGATGTATCTTCCCCGATGCTTGGGACAAACGTGTACCATGCAAGTTTAATTTGTCAGGGGTTTTGTTGAAGGATTTCTGGTTTCATTATCTGCTGTGCACAGTGTTGTTAGTACTACTACGACAGAAGATCTTGTGTTGTTTCCTTTTTTAAGAAGTGGATGTCGGTAGAATTTCATTCACATATTTGCTTATTTCACGCTGCTCAGCTAGGAATGTATGGGTAGATACGGTAACTTAAATTTGACACATTTCCCGCAATGAATATGCAAATTCAGCTGACTCCAAACCGATTAGTTATTATTACTAATCATTAACCCTAGAAAGGTCAGGCTGGGTCTGCAATAGCCAGCAGTGTGAAGTGTTTGTAATTACTTGAGGGCCACACCACTTACAGTGTTAGTCATCTCTGTACCTTCCTGAAACAGTTGTATGTGTAATCAATTCTGTCCAATACACTTACAAGTTCAGGTTCTAAAGCTTTGTACAGTGTTCATTTTGTGAGCAAACAGCACATGAGCATCAAGTGAAAAGACTTCAGCATGTGCGTCACTAGCAAAAAGCAAagccttctccgtacaggccatgaaggcttttgaaggggtggaaggtaaaggcttccactatccgtaaccacagCAGTTAGTGGAATGGAGGGGTTAGCTCTacatccccaggaattaacctagcgctcatttttggtgcaggttgAGTGAACCTTATTTGGTGGAGCGAGCTCAACAGGGTTGTCTAACTTAGGAAAAGGGGAAGATACTGTAAAGGTcctaaaatatcaaagccattatgtTAAAACGGTGctgattgttttattattattattattattattattattattattatcagtcgtCAAGATTTATCTATCATGAAAACGCACCCATGTGGATTAGtatgtataaaaatatttttttttatcacACCTTAGTGTTCAAAAACCGTTTATGAACTAAACACTTGTGTTCTGATAAGATTGCTTGATTTTAACATTAAGAATATACTGCCAAGTGGAACGATAGCAAAAGACAGAGCTTTAGCCAAATCTGTAAGCTGTGAATTTGCTTGAAATATGCTATGATTCTGCATGGAAAATGTCTTGAAAAGTACAGTATGTGGCTTGGCTGAAACTAGTTGGGGTGTTATTTGCATGAAGATTTCTGTTTAGAACTTACGAATTATGTTATTAAACTGATGGAGGGGAGCGGCAATTAACTTGGTGCCTTACCTGCTGGTTTCGCACGCAAaaggctgagattcgaatcccagtcaatgctgggttgagattttcaacTCAGAAAAATCATGTGGAATCAGGAAGGGCATTGGTGAACCTGGGTGGTTCCAGTAACCCCAGAAATAGCtggaaaaaactgaaggaagatgTTATCAGACTGATATGTTAATtattatttcttgtcatatttatTTACATCAGAATGTGCTTTTCAAAGTTGTATTTTAAGATTGTTTTCAGttgaaaaattttgtttgtcagaTGTAGGATTCTAAAGCCATCTTCAGCATATTTATATAATGCAATTCCATTTTATAATGTgtcttttttgttgttgctattttgcttaacatcgcactgacagataggtcttatggcgacgatgggacaggaaaggcgtatgggtgggaaggaagtgaccatggccttaattaaggtacagccccagcatttgcatgctgtgaaaatgagaaaccactgaaaactacctgcagggctgccgacagtgaagttcaaacccactatctccctgaatACTGGCTAttggctgcacttaaacgactgcagctatcaaactctgTGAACCTGAAATTAGagcaaaccccatggctctacagccctcgTGGGCCATGGTCTAACAAGCAATCACTGCCCAGCTTGacgacctgcagattacgatgtgatgCATAACCAGTGCgaagaatcctcttggctgttactCATGGCTTTCTAAACTtgggctgccatctcactgtcagatagttcacAGTGACTGGATCTCAAACCAGGCCTCAGATCGGGGTAAAACTCCCTGAGCTGACTGGGAATCAAACATAGAACTTCCGGGAGATAGGTAGGCATGCTAGCCCTTGATCGTGGGGCCGGCTCTGAAATTTTGTCATAACATTTCGACAGAGAAGCTGATGATCCCATTGTCGGAGTTCACCGACCACTATCCAATGCAAAAAATGATTCTCTGAAAATTTCTTAAGTCCTTGAGTATAAGCAGGATTAAAAGGAAGCAGCAAAGAGGTGTATCTACACTTCATCAATAAAAGGTTGTACAGGTTGTACTTCTGTGGTTTTAGAATGCGTTCAAATGATAACATTTGTTACTAAAATTTGTCTTAAAATCTGCTTGTCACTTTACTAATGCAATAGAACTGCACAGACAATGTATTAGACAAATGTACAGTGGAAAAGGTAATGGAGCTAAttatcaaaattttaaaagttactTCTGTCTGGTTAAGCAAGCTACTGTAGGTGTGTGTCAATGCCAACAACAAGCTATCGAGTTTGTTCGGTCAGTAAAAGTTAGCACTGGGTGTATTTACCATCACAAAGCTAAGTGCCAGCTCCATTTTTGTTGTATCAATCTATAATTCATACCATTGAATATGGAGGTAAAAGCCTTTACAAATCATTTAGAGGAAAGTAACATCAAGCCAGAAAAAGTGGAAAGACTTATGTATTGGAAGGTATAAAGTAGGTAATAACAATAGCTAGAACTTCAAAATCATTCTGCCTTAGATATGGATGGAAAGTCCCCTTCACTGGAAAAAAAAACAACCCACACACACCAGTTCCAAGTTGAAGATATCGGAAACATCATGGCTCAGGGTAACAAAAAACCATCCCAGTGTCATGTTTAAAGAAAACCTTCAGTGAAGTTACCAAGTGAAATACTTAAGTTTTCTACAAGGATATTTCAATGGAAAATATTATATTAACAGAATTGGAAGCCTTTCCAGATAACGTTCCACTTCCACAGACTGAAGAAAAGTGCAAGAGTCTATGGTTGACTTTGTTGATGCTGAAAATAAAGACTTTCACTGTAGTTAGTGCTTGAATAGTCATCAAGCTGACCCAAGAAAATGGAGTTAGATCAATTAGTAGGTCAGACCATAGTGCATCAGCATCTTTAAAATGTGTGGTTATTCTCCCCTCAAATGTATTGAGATATCATGATAACGAAGACCAAACTTCATGAATTAACTTTTTaataaaaaatttatatttaaaattaaacAGTTTATGTTGAACTATTTCTAAACTAACCATTGTATAttaaatagcaaaacaaaaaagtgTTGTATTACAAAGACCATAGTACAGGACAGTTTACAAACTTGAACACTGATTGTTCCATACAAGAGTCTGCTTGCTTTTTGCATCAGGAAAGGCTTTGTGGTGGTATTCCAAGTCACACTAAGGTAATCATTATTTCCCTTTGTCCAGAAGCAATCAGAATGGGGGAAATAATTATGTTTCCTCTCCATTACACCCTCATTCTTCACCACTCCTCATCAACACATTGTTCAGGTCTTATTACTTCATGTTCTTGTTAACGAGGTCCATCCGTTGTAACTTGGGTCTTCTCTCGCCCCTCTCTTATTTCAATAGAAATTCCATAGTTTTTTTAGGTATCCTTTTCGGTTTATTTTTATAGGTATGTAAAGATGTTGAAATTGTCACTGTCTTTGTGTTTCGtgctttctttctatttttccccCTTCCTGCCTTGACGTGTCTTTGTGTTTATTCTATTCATGTTCCTTTCTGTACATGTTCTGATTTGATGCTTATTTGttctttttaattaattatattgaCCTGTTGGTGGGTTTACCAGATGCTTTGAATGGAATGTAGGTCGTAATGCTCATGTACCTTATGGTGTTAGCAGATGGATCAGCAAATGAATGATCCAAACCATTCAAGCATTTTCAAAACTGATGGGATGAACAAACGATGCTATTCCTGAAACCGTTTACAAAGGGTATATTACATTTTTTAagaaatctgtttaccctccagtattggtttttcccccggactcagtgaaGCATCCCACCTagagggcagtatcctggagtgtggGGCATTTGGTCATGGACAGgcggaccagtacttcacccaggtggcctcacctgctattctgaacaggggcctttacATATTTATGTAAATTTAATTGATTTTCATATCAGATTCTGTTAGAATGGAAATAAAGTTTCTATATAAATATCCCTCTATGGGCGGGGACAATAGAATACACCCAATGTTACCTCTGCCAGTCGTAGAAGGaacaggggcttttaacttgggagcgtggcttgcAGCCACAGTTCCGTAGTTGAATCTGGCATTGCTGTCTCCTCTAACGTGTATTACTGTCTAAGTACCCACTCACTAAGTAACGACTTTATTTTTCACATATTTGTTCCATTCTCTTGCTTACCCATTCATCTATCTCTTTATCCTGCTAATTTCCTACAGGATTCTAATATAGAGATATGCCTGTATTTTAGATGATCTCAATATCAACAGCTTTATTCGTGCATTAATGTCAAATTTAAAAATTATGAATTGTCAAAAAATAAGGAGAGTTGAAATAAATTGTAAGTTCTCATGATACGCTAAATCTATTCTTATGGTTGATTTTGTGTGTCAGTCGCACAGAACGACATGCAGATATGAGACTTTGCCAGAGGGGAGATGATAAGTCCAAATCATCATTCTACTGTATTTTCCTTCATTGTACCATTTTCTAAAAGTAAAGACATACACTCCTTTTATTAATAAAATGTAGTCAAGCCAGCATGTATTAACTACAATCCATGTCTTCATGTATACACACATTAGGATGAAAGTTCCTTTCTTAAAAATTTGAAACTTAAGATTACCGTACTTCTTTCTTTACAATGTTTGTTCAGAATGGAGACTGTTTCTTGATACACAATTCACATCATATTGGTACCGATTTACAGATGattgatcatcatcatctgctaaaggcaatgccttgtcgctgtggCCACATCTGAcaatcttctgctagcctcttcatgttgctttATGAACCACATGTCAGTTCACCGACGCAGTCTttatgtatgacatccttggtcctttgttttcctcttctttatcgtatttaataaacatcgatcctcttttacgttctttaaagcaaagtcatttatttttttatctgtccaacttgtttttgtaattcttctccaaaaccacatttcatgATATTTATTGATTTTCTCAAACAGTGGGATTAGCTGTTGTAAATGATATAGATAACATAACACTCCCTCGATTTAgaagctgcaaaaaaaaaaaaaaaaaaaaaaaaaaaaaaaaaaaaaaaaaaaaccagtttctttgattttaaagaaATTCACCGAACatcgttttttaaaaatatttgttgacAGTTTTAAGGCAGATAACACAATGTCACTCATGAAAGATTGTGGTAAGTGAAATGTCTTGCAGAACTCGGTTTTCTCAATATTGTGCCCCTACTCCTGATCAGCAAGT is part of the Anabrus simplex isolate iqAnaSimp1 chromosome 10, ASM4041472v1, whole genome shotgun sequence genome and encodes:
- the LOC136882418 gene encoding mid1-interacting protein 1-like, translated to MLTSEFVNVYSDSVKFNMDNRNCLRRIGRHDESEFSNQSIMNVMEKFVKAVNDMDETILVPCRLMDLKVGDAGDTVEVKSSKHSRKSGIRDMDLFNLYNMINSVKNELLWGQNKVPDEDEKETTLVPVPPSASISTSSGKGHVRRPSTVSMASTNSVASISDTDSETGNENDSGIEAEDPASQVPDQSEIIASNFRRHLRGLYRSLEQLTDAASYLSTRYQNDVGGAV